The region CCCAAGTCGGGTAAAAAGTTTAAATCTTCGAAGCGCAAGTAACGGAACAATAAACCGACCCGGGGTACGGCGTGGCCCCCCTTTATTGCTTCCATTAAGCACTGTAGTTTCTCAAATTACTCACAACCCCCAGTCCGTACAGCAGTTTGTCTTCCAGCACCGACCAGCCCTCGGCCTGTGCTCGCTCTATCTCGGGCAACAGTTCACTCAGCTGTTCGTTCTCTACCACGGTGCGGCCATGCTGTTTCAGAAACACGCTCAGGTAGCTTTGCGCCAATTCAAACTCGCGTCGTGCACCGAACATAGCGATGATCATACGCATGAAGGCGCCCATCACGGAGAGGCTCCCATTGCCACCATCGAACGGTGTAAGGTGGCGAATCTCATAGTCAATCATCGTAGGGCCGAGCTTCATCAGGTGCAGTACCGCTTTCTCGTACTCCTCCGTAACCAGGGCCGCTTTAAGGAGTTTCCCAAAGTCGGTCAAGTGGTCGAGTTGCTTGGTTTCGATGATGTGTGATCCGTCGCTTCccagcagctgccgctgctgctcgtcccCCCTTGCGGCGTCTGTCCGCGAGAGATCGAATTCAAAGTCCAGTCCCGCCACGGTCGGTAGAAAGAATGGGGCCGATTTGGGCTTCTGTGGTGCCTGCCGTGGACGATTGCGCTTCTTGATGATGTCCAGATTGAGCAGATTCTGCCAACGGGACGCCGCCAAGTCGGACATCGTAATTAGCTCGCTCGAAAGCTGCGGTGGTGAGCGATAGTCCAGATTGATTCTTTCGAGTTCGTCCTCCAAGTCTTCCACTGCTTCGTCCTCCGTTGTTTCCTTCATCCATGAACTCTCCGACTCTTCAACGACCGTTGTTGGCAGATCGAGCAACGGAGCCTCCGAGTCTGGCTTTAGGCCACGCAGTGTAACGTGCGAGAAGAGACTCTTGTTTGCCCACAAATTGATGCCACGGTAGTCGACGTGAGCGGTGGCCAGAAAGTCACCGGTCGGTGACATCGACAGCGAGGTGCACATCTGTGCCACACGGAAATGATCGATTAGATAAGCGGACGGAATATCCCACACCTTGATGGTACAGTCCTGGGCAGCCGTCATGAGCCAGCGGCTGTCGGGTGAGAAGCACGCGTCCGTCACCATGCCACGATGACCTTCGAAGCGCCGCACCACGACTCGTGTGTCCATatcaaccagcaccacggaGAAATCGTCCAACGCGACACAGATCATGGCGCTTTCGCGATGTGTCCGTAGCAGAGTGATCGGTTCTTCCAGTTTCATCGTATCGATCGGAGTCTTAATGACCGTTGCGTACGCTTCCTTGAAACGCCAAAACTTTAGCAACCCATCGGCCGCGCCGGACACGATCATCTGATTCAGATTGTCACTGGCCAGGCCACGCACATGCTCCTTGTGTGCCTTCGGTGCCCCATAGGTGGCCCGGTGCGCTCCGCTTTGAATGTTGAACCGCTCTACATGGCCACTAGAGTAACCGATGGTGACGAAATTGCCACAGTGGGTAAGGCATAAGCAGGTAGCCGTGACACTGAAATCGGTACGAGACTTGTTCTGGAACTGTTCGGGAACGAGGGACAGCTCTCCCATGCGTCGTTTATCGAAGGACCAGGTGGTAACCTGTACCAAACCATGATGTAACGCCGCTATGCTGTCCCACTCCTTGTCACGCGTGGTCTCCGAGGTGAAGTAACTGATGGCGGGCATGCGGAACGGATCCTCCGATTTCTCTGTACGGGAGAAAACATAACGAGCATAAGACCGCAACACCCCAACCCTACTGGCCTACTGGCGGGACTTGGGCTACTTACTCTTGTTCTTTTTGGATGCCTTCCGATTGTAGCTCGCCTTTCCCATGCTGCAGTTCAGTGTTTCCGAGGCGGTGCTGAaaatgcgaagcgaagcatCTTCACCCGACGACAGGATGTTTCGTCCGGATGCACCATGATAGCGAACGCACGTCGGAGACGCTGCATGACCCTCACGGTACCTTAGTAACCGCGCTCCACCATCCGGCATATCGAAGATCCACATCTTCAACGAGTTGTCCGGCGAGCAGGAGACCAGCAGCGGTTCGTTCGGTAGAAACTCTAGCCCGGTCACTGAATCATCGTGTGCAGTCAGGGTGGAAACGATGGTTTTCTCCTCCAAATCCCAGAACACAATTTGACCGTTGGAGCTCCCGCTTGCCATGACGGAGTATCCGTCCGTGCGGAAGCTGATGCCCGTGACGGGGCCCCAATCTTGGTGGACCTCTAGCACCTTCTCGCCGTATTTGATGTTCAACAGCACAATTCTTCCATTGTGCAGCCCGATCGCAATCACATCGATGGCCGGCGcttgcaccagctgcagcacttTGCTGTCGAAAGACTCGAACTTGTGTACGAGCTTGCTGGACTTGAGGTTCCACAGTTGCAGCCCACCCTGGCCACTGCCGAGCAGAATCTTGTTCTTATACGACGCCGGATGGACGATTGCCGATATGGCGAACTCATCCTTGGCGAACGGGATCTCAAGATACAGGCCAGCGGTCGCAACGATCCACACCTTCAGCAAGCTGCTTTCGTCGATCGAGATGAGATGCTGGGCGAAAGGAAGCAACAGATGAACTGGTGCGATGTGGCCACGGAATACTTTGCGCAGTTCCACGCTGGACCGCCAGCCGTAGATAACGTTGCCTGCAGCGGCGTACGTTAGAAATCCATCCGCCGCCAGGGCCGTAATGTTCTCCTGATGGATACGGCCGGCCCGGATCAACCGGAGACTGTCGCAGCCGTAAACGTGAAATGAGCGGCCCACGCAGGTGATCACGATATTTTCACGCCGTTGCTCGATGTACCGCACATTCGGGGGCACATGATTGCTCACGTATCCGagtgctcggttcggttggaatAGGTGGCTTCCCCGCATTTTCACGTCCGTAAAATATACTTTTTAAAACGCCGGACCGCCGGATCAGCAACACATCCCGCAGCGAAACAACACCACGTGTTGACGCTTCCGACCGCCGTTTGTCAATGAAAAATGCTATACTTCTGGCAGCGCCGTGTGTTTTTGTCTCagtttattggattttatgatgAAATCAATTAAGAGGGAGATGTGGAAATTATAGCAGGTAGATTAAAAGCAGATTAAGTTATATTTTAACCAAAATCCGCCGTGAAAACCGTGAATTTTGTGCAGAAGTAGCCGTTTTGTAGCAAGAAAGTTTAATCCATCAAATCCGATTTCACGCTCCTGATGACAGCGCGATTTGGCGCGTCGCCGGCCTGCTCGGAGGCTGTTTTTCGTTATCGCGTAGCATAAtttgagaaaaagaaaggtttTGTGAACTGAAATCGTTGTGTGGTAACGTTGAAATGATCGTAGAATATCTACTGATCACTGCATGTAACGTGTCTTGTTGTCTACTCTTGCAGTTTCAACCGCACGGAAGCAAACCGCAGCCGGAATGGAGCCGGTTGCAGCGACGGATTTGAGCTTCCGCAAGCTTTGCCTGGAACGTTTTATTTTAGCGATCTTGTACAGCATTGCGCTGCAGTATCTGCTGGTGACGGTGTTTCTGCTGTTCGTCAACGTGGATCTGTTGCATCCCATCACTTGGCTCACGAGCACCGTGGGTCTGCTGGTGTCGCCCCTCACCTGGCTTCGGTCCGTACCGCTTGCCACAGCGCTCACCGTGCACGGGTTTGTGTTGGCCAGGATGTATCTGCTTGAATCTCGTTACTATCCCACGCTGTTTGCCCAGCTAAAGCGGAGCATCATGCAACGTTTCGTGGTCCTATGCACTGCCGGCAGTGTAGGTTGTCTGACGGCCTGGTTCTACACCCGATTTCTGCGTGCGGACTACCggcagctggtgctgatggacGACTCCACCCACGACCAACAGACGGTGCTTAACGAGCGTTTTATGTATCTGTTCGTGAGCGGATTGTTTGCTGGATGCTACTTTTTTGCCCGCGGACAACACACGCTGGGCAGCATTGAGTGGTCGCCGGTACCGTTGAGCAAGTGGACCCAGTTTCGGGATAGTTTCTGCGGCATCTTCATCGAGTCGATTCGACGCTCGTTTGTCCCGTCGTTTGTGTACCTCAGCTTCTACTACACAGTGTCAGTACTGCTTCGTAGCAGGATCGCAGTGCTGTTTGGCTTCATCCGCCTGAAGGAGATTTCCACGGTGTACAGTTTCTATTGCACCGCTACGGATATACGCTTGCTGCTCTACACCTGGCTAGTGTTTGCATTGATACTGACCAACATGAACCTGATGCTGGGACTGTTCCGCATCTTTCTCAACGAAAGGCAAGAGTTCTCGATTCAGGTCGGCGCGTTTCATCAGCAAACGAAAGGTTCTGATCCGCCGTTGGCAACCGCGCTCGCCTATCGTCAGATACCCATCATTCAGCAGATGGCCGCCGAAGATTTGGCCACTATCGCACAAACTCACTGGTGCAATCGCCGCAAGCAGCTGTACGAACTGACCGTTCCCGGTGGCCATCCGAACAACTGGCGCCAGGTGTGCGACACTTGCTTGAAGCTCATCCGCGAGTTTACGCACGAGTTGACCGTGTCGATAGGAGGCATCGAGCTAAAACCACCCCCTCCGATGGTACTTACTGGAGGCCGCCTACGTCCTACCACATCGATGGATCGCGAGCGCTTGCTGCGGCAACAGTACAACCAAAACTTCGGCATCCGCAGCCTGTCTACACCGGCACTGTCTCCAACAACTGGCGCCGAGTCCGGACAGCTATCAGCTGGACCGATGGATCTTCTTAAAATCGACACCCTCTCGTTGCCTGCCATTCTAAGCCGTGTTCCGGGATACCAGTTGATTTTCGTCGAGTCGAAAACGGCCAAAAGCTACTATCTACTGTCGGTGCAGTCCCAGCTGGTGGCGAGCATTACGCAAAGCCTGACCGCACTGGCCTGTTGCTCGCTAGAGGAAGATCAATACGGTGTCGTGCAGGATGATCTACCGAGCATCGTGCATGCGCTGTTGGAgctgaagaaggtggtggataAGATTGGGGCGATCAATCTGGATGTAAAGAGAATCGACCGTAACTACATCGCTCTCAAAGGCGCCGTCAAACGGAGTCTCTATCGATTCACGCAATCGTTCGCTCCGTATTTGAACGATCTCGTCATTGAACCGGAGGATTTGCAAGCCTTACAGCCATTCTTAAGATATCATGTGTAATCGTATCGGCCGCTGATTGAAGAATCGATTACGTGTGTAAGAAACCCCACTTTTATCGATCGTTTTCGATGAAATGTATAGCGTAAGTTGTGAACTGAAAACGAATACCCCTCGGCATTGCTCTGTATCCGCTCTTATTTGACTATAAATAATAGTTCTTGTATAATTCTTGGTTCTTTTAATTTCTTATCACAGTTTTCCGTGTTCGGTTGTTATTTGAAAATCCCCGTAATTCGGTTACTCGAACGGTTGAATTTCTGTTCGAAAGAGGTTGTCGAAAAAAGTAAACGTCACAGGACCTGTCAAAACTATCGCCATCTCATTCACTCATCGTTGCGGAAAAGAGAGTGAGCAGGCACGAGAGTCCACGTCCAGTTCCAGGCCTTCTACGAAAATCCCAGCTCATCGCAAATCGGTGGTAATATTTCGTGCGAATTTACGGCACCTTTGCTTCCTTCGTCCTTTGCGCGGTCTGTGCCTGtgaactctctctctggtttccCTCTAGTTTCCGCGTAATTTTGGCGAATCCTGCCGACAACCGCGGCACGAATCCATCGCCAGCTATCGCTGCTGGTCTCGGTCGCCTCGGGAGTTGAAGGGGCagacattttgttttttgattaCGGACCCCCTATCGcacccatcgtcatcgccgtttGTTCGGGAGTGTTTCCACCCGGATTTCCCGCATGTCCTGTCCCAGTAATTGCCCGTCTTCATCCGCTGCAACCCGCAAGAGTGCCACGGACTCCCCGCCGAAGTTCTAGTGCCACCGCCGTAGGTTTTCATTCTTTGTGGTGCACACGGTGCTGTTCGAACTTTGATCCTCTCTGCTCCATGACCTGATGGCGGCTAATTGATGGTCCTGGAGTCGAAGTGTTAATCCGCCCCCGGGTGCTCCGGCAGCGGTAGTGGAACCGACGATGTGGCAATTCACGCATCGCATTACCACAGAAATGACGCCCCCTTTCCGTTGTCCGATTCGGATGACACATAATCGTGGAGGACGGCGGGCGAAAgcggtttgctggctggcggcggATCGCGAGAAGAGCGTCATACACTTGCCGAACCACGTCTCCACACTGCTGGCAATTACTGCCACGGCGCTAGTTGGGGCGGAATCGGAAAAGAGAAGATGTAAAAGTGTACTCACGTAAGCCATCCGGCCGGGAGTGGTGGCACTTTCGTgagaaaaagtgaaatgtaCAATAATGCGATGACTTCAATCGCTGCGTGGAACATGAACGACATTCGCTAATCCGTGGCCCAGCGCTGGCCAACAAAAACGCCCGGGTTCTTGGCGCCCCGTGCCAGGCAGGCGGGGCAGAACGAATCGATCGAGTGAAAAGTGCGAAAAatggttctttgttttgtctttttttttttgttccattcttcttctcctgctgctatgCATTTCCAGCCGTAGCAGGCACAGCATGAGCGGAAAGAGAAAgcaggagagggagagggtcGATTCGAtctcaaaaaaagagaggctCCCTAGTCCTTTTATGTTCTTTTCGGACCAGCATCATCCCCCGCGTAATCATGTTCCTGATAAGTAATTGCGGCATCCGCCACTATGCAGATGTAACTCCTTCAGTGACCATCTTTTGTCCTCTCCATACCCGATTACACGATACTGGTcgcggtgttttgtgtgcgcaATTGTTTCTGAGCGTGATGCAGAAGAGAATCCCGTTAGTGGCGTATTTCACCGCTCGGCGGTGCTGACACCATTTGCTGGTGTAACGAAAACAAAGATTTGTGTTCTGGGGAAAAGATGGAAGAACCAGAGAGTGTCTCTCTTCGTGTGTTGTGTCCCACAGTATTGTGTATAAAGCAAGAAGCGCGCTAGAAGTTCCTGTGGCCCCACTGTGGATCGCTTTGTTTATTGCACCTCCAGCTAGAAGGAGTTCTGGTTCAGGCACTTTCTCTCGCGTACGCGCACTCTCTCCGTGCCCACTgcaatctttctctcttgcgtGCAGTTGTTGTCGattccaacccccccccccccccctcccaacccCCTCACTTCATTCATAAGCTGGCAAATTATTGGGAAAGGATGTGGGAAATTTGATCCTTCCGAGAAGTGCATCCCACTACCACACGTAGCTTATGTTTGATACTTGGTTAACATGGATTCCCCGAGCTaattgtgttccgtttttaCAGGCCACGACTAGGAGGATCATAGCAATAGCAAACAAACGGTGCGGTCCGAAGCAGTTGCTTTCCTGAAACACAGTGCGCACGACAAGAACCAATCAGTGCCAACTAGACCCCCCATCCTCGTCgagttcaccagcagcaaccggcactGCGGCAGAATGGGCAACCGTGATGATGAATatgattatttattcaaaGGTAGGAAAAGAATCTTTAATGTGCCCAAATGTCCAAAAAGCTGTCCAACAGTTGTAAAAGCTAATCGTGAAAAAGCGTTGGGGAGTATGAGTTTCACAGTAAATGTACAGCGGGTCTACTGCTACCATCGTTTAAAATGACCGTGACATGGTTTTCGGTCGATGATAGTGTGCCGCAAGAAGAGCAAACGAGCATGATGTTCTGGCCGCGTGCTGTGGCGATGCCACGACGATGCAGGCGCAATCGCGCGCCCGGGTTCTCATTTGCATTCTCCATTATTCTTTAATTCCTCATACCCGCCTCCTGGTACCCGCATATTACACTGCCCAGTCTACGTTTGATACGCGATGAAACGAAAGACTGCCTGCGATGGTCCTTGaacaaatgattaaattgaaGATGGCACTATTGTGTCGCTGCTGGGCTGGCCAACAGCGAGTGCGCTTGTTTGCAAGCGCTCTATTGCGCTGGAGAAAGTGTgagcaaaacattaaataatctGATAATCTTTTACATTTCAAATGTTTTCGCTTCTATGGTTTCACCAGCGCGTTACTCGATGGGGGGTTTTACTGGATCGATCGTTTTAGCCATCCCGTGCACCACGTATCCAAGGGAACCGAGTTAGGATTGAGTCAaacgagcaacagcaaacatgaCCATGTCTTTGAAAGCTTTCGGGTGTGCCTGTACTATTTGCCTTAGCGCCTCGTGTGGTTATACCGTTGATGAATCATGATGATTCACTTAGCCCGCACTAGAGTCACGATAACGGATGGGCGATACCGTGGGGTACAGCTACAATGTAACCGTCAAGGGGCGTCTCCAACAAGAGACCAGCTAATTGTgtaagatgaaaaaaaaacgaacttatATTGGTGCgacatgcacgcacaccccAAATGTCTCatcgttattgttgttggtccTTTTTCCAAGCCTAGTTGATGTTATTGTATCATCATCCGCGAAATGGTCCGTTTCGTTTggattttggacactttaTTGCTCCCCCTTGCTTATTCTCTACGTCAACCCCTCGCCAGCGGAGGGTttgtgagggagagagagaggagacaGGGAAAGCATTTTGCAGCCACGTCAATGTGGCCGCGCGTATATGGCCGTGGAGTGGAATATGTGTCGTCGCCCGTTAATCAGCTGACAGCGCACTGGTGATGGGTGGGTGGCGGCGGACATAACCGAATTTCATCGAGCAGATTTCATTTGTTGAATGCATTCCCTTTTTTACCCAGTGTCGCCCTGTTCTGGAATTATTCGAATAGCTTCGATGTGCGATCGCAATAGATGGTGTGGTCAACTTCTCATATAGCATTTGCGATATATTCGTAACAATAGTATGCATTATAAGCCACCAATGATGTCTTTTTCGCcataggttttttttatttaaaagcaAACCTTATTCTAGAATCACACTTACGTTAGTCACGATATCCGCTTCCCCGTGACATCTTAATTCGCGGAATCGGCTTTCTGAATTGCTTGATGATTTCATCCCATTCGTTGGTTGCTGTCGATTTCGCAGCATCGCatctttgcttgcttgcactCAGAACGTTACCTTCTTCTCCGAACCGTTCTGCGATTGGAGCGATGTGTCTTGGCAGCCGTGATAAAAAGAATTACTTGTGTTGGACGGTTAAGTGGTTTAATCGGTAATATTGCATTTGACTTTATCGTACATGGAGTTAGCGGGTCGAGCAATAACAATGGGAATGATTCTTATCTTCTCTGGGAAATGGCCAGAATATTCCATGTGACGCATTGAGACGCTGTATTTTTTAATTGCTacctaaacaaaaaaaataggagAGATCTCCTTTGGTCCCTGTTTAATATTGTATACATTTCTtcgtgtttattttttttttgttttttgattgTTTAGCGCGTAAATGTTTGTAGATACAACTACTCCCCGTTTGGTCTTGTTTGGGTCACGTAATTGGCGCAACAGTTTCTATGCTTTCACACATGATATGTTGAGAGgattcttttttattgtttaacgTGAGATTTGGCGTGTATTGGGTGGATTGCACGTGGGGTGTCACGAATGCTCTCCAAACACTGCTAAAAGCGCTAAATTAAACGATGaatattttctcattttctacCATCGTTTCTCTATCTTACAGTGGTGCTGATCGGAGATTCGGGAGTCGGTAAAAGTAACCTCCTTTCGCGATTCACTAGGAACGAGTTCAACCTGGAATCCAAGTCCACCATAGGCGTAGAGTTTGCGACCAGAAGCATAGAGGTAAAGCCTGTTCTATCCGTGTGCTCGAACCGCTGTTCCCTTTCTAATATGCATTTACTTTTCCGCCCACGGCATCCAGGTTGATGGCAAAACAATTAAGGCCCAGATCTGGGATACGGCCGGCCAGGAGCGCTACCGGGCGATCACGTCGGCCTACTACCGCGGTGCGGTAGGCGCATTGCTCGTCTACGATATCGCCAAGCACCTGACGTACGAGAATGTCGAGCGGTGGCTGCGGGAGCTTCGCGACCACGCTGATCAGAACATTGTCATCATGCTCGTCGGTAACAAGAGCGACTTGCGGCACCTGCGTGCCGTACCAACGGATGAGGCCAAGGGATTCGCCGAGCGCAACGGGCTCAGCTTCATCGAAACGTCAGCCCTCGATTCGACCAACGTCGAAACTGCATTCCAAAACATACTCACAGGTACGGACTGAGTAGCAACTGGAAGGCAATATCACGGGTGATACTCACAATGCACTTCTCCCCTTCCTTTCAGAAATCTATCGAATTGTGTCGCAAAAGCAAATCCGAGATCCACCAGAAGGAAGTGTCATTCGGCCGAACCTAGAGAACATCGACGTGAAGCCGACCAATCCGACGACTGATTCCGTGCGAAAGCAGTGCTGCCAGTGACCGCCACAAGCAGTAACGTTAACCagtcgtgatgctgctgcgtccactgatgctgctgctgctgctgttgcgtctTCACtaacaacatcatcaagcaccaccacaattTCTACAACCACCACTGTTAGTACCGATAGTATGGCAAgaagcactgctgctggtatcaTTGCTACCacttcaacaacagcaacagcaactactATAGCTACTACTATTACAGAACAAGCtaaatttaattacattcTTGATCCTAATGATTCTATCGCTACTAGTGCTAGTACCACCATCAAAACTATCActtctactactgctactaccgcTACCACTGCACTACTACTTAGCGCTAAAAGCACGACCATCGATAACACTAGCGCCGCAGATAAGAAGGATCGATCAAACCCACTATCTAGCGgcggcaaacagcaacagtggccaCTGCGGGAAGGAGGGGAAACAGTTGCGCCGATGATTGTTGATACCGTCGATCGTAACAATAACAGCGGTACGCGTCGCGGTAACGCAATCCCCATCTAAGCTATCAACCGACGCGCCGTCCTCTGAACACCGCAACAATCGCcaatggtgtgtggtgtggtgtgataGGAAGTGGATTGTTAGTAGCGGCATGAATGTGCTATATTTTTAATCATCTGTCGTCGCTGTGAATACGAGAGACAAGTAATCGTGGCCTACACCACCCATCCTCCAACACCGTTCCACTCCCTCCACGCCCCCAAACAAATGTAGCAGTAGCGTAGCAATAATTGTGAATTCGTGGTAACATTCAGCTCGCAGCCGCACCACAGGTGGTTTAGTTTGCGCGGATATCAGACAGATAAGCAGAGAAAGTTGGTCGTTTGAATTGCACTTGCATACTTGTCCCCACTCATCGTGAACAGACGGCGGATGCGATCGCGTTTTGATCGTTCTGCTGTTCTGCTGCGTCGACAACTAAAGCTAAGATAATACTGTTGCCGCCAATGTTTGCTTCATTCTTTGTTAAGAAGTTGATGTTATGCACAACAAATTTTGTcccagagagagaaggagagagcgagatacaCGCAAGTTAGTGGGCAATCATTGAAATATATAGCTGCGGTGGGGTAATCAATGTAGGCGCTGGTAAAGTGCAGAAGCAGCGCTAGTGATcatttttatctctctttaACGTAAAAGAGACATTCAAAGGCGTACATTGTTGGTCGGAAATAAAATCACAGCTTTCGAGAAACCAATCGGAATCAATAATCGGAAGATACATCCACGCAACAGCCCCCGCAGAACCCATGAAAGATCACTGCATATCCATTGCTTCTTCCAAAACATTTCACTGGCATCATGAAGTATCATTATGTTAAACCTAATTTTCAGTGTCCTAGCGGTGCAATCCTTACGCCCGTTCTTCATAT is a window of Anopheles aquasalis chromosome 2, idAnoAquaMG_Q_19, whole genome shotgun sequence DNA encoding:
- the LOC126572289 gene encoding nucleoporin Ndc1 encodes the protein MEPVAATDLSFRKLCLERFILAILYSIALQYLLVTVFLLFVNVDLLHPITWLTSTVGLLVSPLTWLRSVPLATALTVHGFVLARMYLLESRYYPTLFAQLKRSIMQRFVVLCTAGSVGCLTAWFYTRFLRADYRQLVLMDDSTHDQQTVLNERFMYLFVSGLFAGCYFFARGQHTLGSIEWSPVPLSKWTQFRDSFCGIFIESIRRSFVPSFVYLSFYYTVSVLLRSRIAVLFGFIRLKEISTVYSFYCTATDIRLLLYTWLVFALILTNMNLMLGLFRIFLNERQEFSIQVGAFHQQTKGSDPPLATALAYRQIPIIQQMAAEDLATIAQTHWCNRRKQLYELTVPGGHPNNWRQVCDTCLKLIREFTHELTVSIGGIELKPPPPMVLTGGRLRPTTSMDRERLLRQQYNQNFGIRSLSTPALSPTTGAESGQLSAGPMDLLKIDTLSLPAILSRVPGYQLIFVESKTAKSYYLLSVQSQLVASITQSLTALACCSLEEDQYGVVQDDLPSIVHALLELKKVVDKIGAINLDVKRIDRNYIALKGAVKRSLYRFTQSFAPYLNDLVIEPEDLQALQPFLRYHV
- the LOC126572305 gene encoding ras-related protein Rab-11A; protein product: MGNRDDEYDYLFKVVLIGDSGVGKSNLLSRFTRNEFNLESKSTIGVEFATRSIEVDGKTIKAQIWDTAGQERYRAITSAYYRGAVGALLVYDIAKHLTYENVERWLRELRDHADQNIVIMLVGNKSDLRHLRAVPTDEAKGFAERNGLSFIETSALDSTNVETAFQNILTEIYRIVSQKQIRDPPEGSVIRPNLENIDVKPTNPTTDSVRKQCCQ
- the LOC126572260 gene encoding WD repeat-containing protein 36, with protein sequence MRGSHLFQPNRALGYVSNHVPPNVRYIEQRRENIVITCVGRSFHVYGCDSLRLIRAGRIHQENITALAADGFLTYAAAGNVIYGWRSSVELRKVFRGHIAPVHLLLPFAQHLISIDESSLLKVWIVATAGLYLEIPFAKDEFAISAIVHPASYKNKILLGSGQGGLQLWNLKSSKLVHKFESFDSKVLQLVQAPAIDVIAIGLHNGRIVLLNIKYGEKVLEVHQDWGPVTGISFRTDGYSVMASGSSNGQIVFWDLEEKTIVSTLTAHDDSVTGLEFLPNEPLLVSCSPDNSLKMWIFDMPDGGARLLRYREGHAASPTCVRYHGASGRNILSSGEDASLRIFSTASETLNCSMGKASYNRKASKKNKKKSEDPFRMPAISYFTSETTRDKEWDSIAALHHGLVQVTTWSFDKRRMGELSLVPEQFQNKSRTDFSVTATCLCLTHCGNFVTIGYSSGHVERFNIQSGAHRATYGAPKAHKEHVRGLASDNLNQMIVSGAADGLLKFWRFKEAYATVIKTPIDTMKLEEPITLLRTHRESAMICVALDDFSVVLVDMDTRVVVRRFEGHRGMVTDACFSPDSRWLMTAAQDCTIKVWDIPSAYLIDHFRVAQMCTSLSMSPTGDFLATAHVDYRGINLWANKSLFSHVTLRGLKPDSEAPLLDLPTTVVEESESSWMKETTEDEAVEDLEDELERINLDYRSPPQLSSELITMSDLAASRWQNLLNLDIIKKRNRPRQAPQKPKSAPFFLPTVAGLDFEFDLSRTDAARGDEQQRQLLGSDGSHIIETKQLDHLTDFGKLLKAALVTEEYEKAVLHLMKLGPTMIDYEIRHLTPFDGGNGSLSVMGAFMRMIIAMFGARREFELAQSYLSVFLKQHGRTVVENEQLSELLPEIERAQAEGWSVLEDKLLYGLGVVSNLRNYSA